DNA sequence from the Gadus morhua chromosome 21, gadMor3.0, whole genome shotgun sequence genome:
CACGGGTGAAGGTTCGCATCATAACCCGGTGAAGGTCCTCCGTATCATAACCCGGTGAAGGTCCGTATCATAACCCGGTGAAGGTCCGTATCATAACCCGGTGAAGGTCCGTATCATAACCCGGTGAAGGTCCTCCGTATCATAACCCGGTGAAGGTCCTCCGTATCATAACCCGGTGAAGGTCCTCCGTATCATAACCCGGTGAAGGTCCTCCGTATCATAACCCGGTGAAGGTCCGTATCATAACCCGGTGAAGGTCTATCATAACCCGGTGCAGGGTCCGTATCATAACATTATAACATGACGCAGGTGATGTAAGATgaggacgggctctgacctctgcGGGCAGCGGGTCCTCGGACTGGACCCACACGGTCTTCAGGAGCGACACCAGCGGCTCATTCTTCCCGTGGATGACCTCCGAGACACCGGCCGCTGCCGAGGGAAAGGTTGGGAGAGAAGGTTTAATATCCCCGGTACCGGAGACGACCCCGGGCCTCCAAACGGGACGGTGTGGACTCACCGTCTGAGCTGCTGACTGGAGGTAGGACCGGGGTCTTGTGCCTCGGCGCGACGAGAGGTTTCTCCTTGGATATCTCACGGATAACGCGGTTTTCTAGATTAAAATTCCTAAACATACGCGAAACCCGTGCGCCCATGTTTGACATGTTACTTAACCGGGTGACTAATAAAGTTCTGGCCTTTATTTACGGCGAGAGAGGAGGTTCCTGCGCCTCCGCCGCGTGGTCGGAAGAGGAACTTTAACATCGTCATTTATTTTCAATGCCAGCAGATGGCAGcatttacatttattaataaaaGTGGCGCAGTAGAAAATAGACTATAAATATGACTGGCTGAGGTAAACCAAAGCTGCTCATTATCAGGCCAAACAATGTGTTAGGTGGAGAAGTTAATAGTTATGGATAGTTTTTTTAAAACTATAGATCGAAAATAAAAGTTTTTCTAGTTTTctcataaaatgtaaaaaagtaaacaaaactgtgcatgcgtgtgtgtctgcgtgtggttACTGAAAGACCGATCATGGCATGGGATTCATCAATACAATGTTACGTGTCCACTGATTGAAGGAGGTCTTTGGCTTTCTCAATGCTTGAATTCGTTCACCACCAATCACCAAAAAGAAGCAAAGTCGCCACCAACTCATAAGCATGTAATCATTTTAATACCcaatacacaaaaacaacatcacAAAAATAGATCATGTTTTTtccgtatatatatacacatgtttACGTGTTCGAAGGAATAACCTAGATATGTTGCATCTCAAGTACAGGAGGATGAGACAGCATCAGGGGCCTGGACAAGACATCAGGGGCCTGGAGGAGGCATCAGTGTactggaggacagaggagggccTGGAGGAGGCATCAGTGTactggaggacagaggagggccTGGAGGAGGCATCAGGActgcccttgagcaagacacctcagcTGGCCCTTCATTTGATGTGCCTGAGTATCAAGAACCTCCCAGTAAGAACCTCCCAGTCAGTCACAGGATAAGTGGAAAGGCTGAATGGTCAAACTGAACGGGGGCTGGTCAGCCTGACAGCGGATTGACCCAACTGGGGGGGAAACTCCCTGGTGAGGTCGGTACAGTGTCGGATTTGAATCGGTTGTCACGGCTGCTTAAGGTCCCCCCGCGTTTCACCAGGTGACCGGGTCACCTTGTGGATCACTCCTCAGCATCCCGTTCTGGTTCCCCTGGTAACGACACTGGGAGGGGTGCGCTGGTCCAGGGTCCGGCCTGACACCCTCATCCCGGGGCCTTTTTTTCCCCGCCCCATCCTGACCTAAAGACATCCAGAGCTCTGGGGACCAGACTGTTGTAACAAACACAGCCCCTCCTGGTGCAGCGCACGCGTCTCAACATCCCTTCTGGGATTCGTGACCTCCCCCCGGGATGGCCCGCGTCGCACACCGATGACATCAGCACTGCGCgcgggagcaggaggagtagAGGTACAGCAGCACCGCGCTGTCCGCCAGCAGCAGGCCGTAGAAGCCCTTCTGGAGGCGTCGGCTGCGCGGCTTGGGCAGCCTGAACAGCATGGCGCCCAGCAGCAGGAAGAAGGTGCTGATGTTCCCCAACAGGAACAGTCTGATGTAGGCGTTCGCGGCGGGCGGGccgccgccccccgcccccgccgccgtgGGCGCCACCTGGACCTCCTTGAACTTGCGGCCCTTCACGGAGGCGTCCTTCCGGTTCTTGCGGCTGTCGGCGTACTCGATGAAGGCCCGCGAGTCTCCGTCGCCCTCCTCGGCATCCTCGGAGACGCGCCGCGGGCTCTTCTGCCGCTCCTTCTTCTCGCTCAGCTCCACCTGAGCGAAGAGGTCGGGCAGGCTCTCGGAGAGCTCGTCGGCCATGTTGACCTTCTTGCCGCCCTTGCCCTTTCCCTGCTTCTTGGACATGCTGAACATCTTCTCGATGACCTCCTCCGTCCGCTTCTTGTCAGAGAACTGCAGCAGGCGCTCGGCCGTCTTGCGGAAGCTGGCGGTGTTCAGCACCCGGCCCAGGATGTGCCTCTCCATCTGCTGGAAGACGGGCATGGCGTGCTGGAGGTTGTCCTCCACCACGTTGAcgtactcctccacctccgccagcGGCGTGGGCGGCGCCGACGGCGTCTTCTCGAACACCACCTTCTTCTGGTCGACAAGCACCATGGCAAACAGCGGCTTGCTCGGGGCCGCGGCGGTCAGCAGGTACACCGTGTAGCTGTGGTCCTGCGTGGACAGGTACAGGTCCACGCGCTCCGCGTCCCCGCGCAGACTGAAGCTCCTCACGACCACGCCCGGGCCGAAGAAGACGTAGGCCACCCGGGTGCGAGGGTACCTCAGCGGCATGGTCACGTTCACGTAGTTGGAGCCGTTGTAGGGGTACCCCCTGGGGTAGCCCCAGTACCCCAGCTGCCCCTTGTCGCTGAAGCCCGTGTCGTCCATCCAGAACATCTTGTAGGAGTCCTGGCCGTGCCTGATGCAGGCCCCGTGCACGCCGTCCACCTCGGCCGCCCGGAAGGGCGCGTCCGTGTTGTGGAAGAAGGCGCTCATGGCGCGCGTGGGGCTGTCGGGCTCCAGCTCCACgtggtccaccaccaccagcagctgggggtgcagcagcagcaggttccTCTGGAAGCTGCGGAGCTTCAGCTCGGGGCTGTAGGTGGACCGGGCCTCCCCGCGGACGAACACCAGGCCCTGCCGCTGCATTGCCGCCTCCACGCTGGCCTGAGCGTCCGCCGCCGGACCCTCCTTGTAGCGCAGCCACTTGGAGTCGCAGGCCTCCGTGACCTGGCCGGCCCAGGGCCCGAAGCAGCCCCCGGCGGCGGGCGCCACGGGGCCGAACAGCACCGCGTTGTTCAGCAGGGTGTACTTGGGCCCGTACAGCGCCTCGGTGATGAAGGGCACGCCGTTGGGCGCGAAGGTGAAGGTGTTCTGGTCGGGGTGCTCGTGGCCCGCGTTGAAGTTCCTCCAGCCCTTCACCCACTCGCGGTACTTGTTCTGGTGGACGATGTCGAAGATGGCGCGGCCGCCCAGTTTGCCCGCCTTGAAGGACAGGAAGGAGTGGTTGGTGTCGGCGGTGAGGGCGCTGCCGTAGGTGACCACGCCCCAGTCCAGGAAGTGGTGCAGCTGGGGCGTGCCGAAGtcgggggggggcgtggccgtcAGGCTGGGGTCGTACCTGCAGGTggccagggacagagaggaccATCAGTACATTATGATAGACAACATCTGTATGGTGGAAACACCAGGACCCAGGTCACTTTATTATCTAAGTCAATcaataaagaaacaaagaaatagTTTTAACTAGATAAGAAAAAGGTatctttttatttatacttCAATCTACCCCTCTCTCAGTATCCCCCCCCATGCCCCCTCCCCAGAGGACCTGAGTCtgaagggtctctctctccccagaggACCTGGTCTACAGGGTCTacagcaggggtctcaaactcgcggcccgggggctaattgaggcccgcgggacgatattttgtggccccctacttgacaccaaagtttagtgttagtgtgtTGTTATCAAACACAcggcttgccacgcttttttatcgCTTGTGATTGGGGGACCAGatgtcccaattttgagttccGTGTCCTGAggcccgacaaaagccaaaggacgctaaaatatcccggtttccaccaaccgctatgaaatgtcccccgctgtcagcgattacatagccaacgtgatctaattatagcccaAGCATCAACTTAGATTGGATCAGTTGTGCttctttatttttgttgaaTACTTGATACGGCCcggcctgacccagactctacctccagcgacGCCCAGGTAAggtgagtttgagacccctgatctaCAGGGTCTACAGTGTCTgaagggtctctctctcaccagatGAACTCTGTGTGCAGGGTGCACCAGCGCTGGCCTTTCCCCCTCACCCCGGGTCCCTCCGTCACCCGGTTCTGGTTGATCTGCTCCGCCAGCCAGTTGCCGCTGCCGTTGCGCATCACGAAGCGGTCCAGGAAGACCAGCTGGCTCTCGGGGCCGTAGAACCAGTTGTAGTTGGAGTCGGCGATGGCCACCGTCCTCTGGAAGCCTGAGGAGACAGCGAGGGTCACGTTAGGAACGCACTGGAGACAGGCTGCTAAGAGAGACAGGCTGCTACCGGAGAGACAGGCTGCTAAGAGAGACAGGCTGCtaccagagagacaggctgCTAAGAGAGACAGGCTGTGAAGGGCCtcacctgcacctcctcctgctcttcctcctcctcctcccccgctaccatgaggaggaagaggaggaggcgtaCCAGGCAGGATGGTGCGGTacatgaagagg
Encoded proteins:
- the dse gene encoding dermatan-sulfate epimerase isoform X1; its protein translation is MNEFMNYRSMNAFRHTTARGAPTVFLLSLLWPLLPPAAAAEEVDPSGGVPFMGGNYEGHPMLYFDRADVEELQARASGTHRDLARRIREAGEAMLEHPEEYLPPWSPARFSARWNEVYGNNLGALSMFCLLYPHRAGALDLARDYMERMAAQPSWLVKDAPWDEVPVAHSLTGFATAYDFLFEFLSQAQQERFLQVIGNATRLMYEKSYVRGWGFQYLHNHQPTNCVALLTGSLVYMTQGYLQEAYVWAKQALSVMEKSMVLLQEVTDGSVYEGVAYGSYTTRSLFQYIHLVQRHFSIGHFQHPWLLQHYAFMYRTILPGFQRTVAIADSNYNWFYGPESQLVFLDRFVMRNGSGNWLAEQINQNRVTEGPGVRGKGQRWCTLHTEFIWYDPSLTATPPPDFGTPQLHHFLDWGVVTYGSALTADTNHSFLSFKAGKLGGRAIFDIVHQNKYREWVKGWRNFNAGHEHPDQNTFTFAPNGVPFITEALYGPKYTLLNNAVLFGPVAPAAGGCFGPWAGQVTEACDSKWLRYKEGPAADAQASVEAAMQRQGLVFVRGEARSTYSPELKLRSFQRNLLLLHPQLLVVVDHVELEPDSPTRAMSAFFHNTDAPFRAAEVDGVHGACIRHGQDSYKMFWMDDTGFSDKGQLGYWGYPRGYPYNGSNYVNVTMPLRYPRTRVAYVFFGPGVVVRSFSLRGDAERVDLYLSTQDHSYTVYLLTAAAPSKPLFAMVLVDQKKVVFEKTPSAPPTPLAEVEEYVNVVEDNLQHAMPVFQQMERHILGRVLNTASFRKTAERLLQFSDKKRTEEVIEKMFSMSKKQGKGKGGKKVNMADELSESLPDLFAQVELSEKKERQKSPRRVSEDAEEGDGDSRAFIEYADSRKNRKDASVKGRKFKEVQVAPTAAGAGGGGPPAANAYIRLFLLGNISTFFLLLGAMLFRLPKPRSRRLQKGFYGLLLADSAVLLYLYSSCSRAQC
- the dse gene encoding dermatan-sulfate epimerase isoform X3, which gives rise to MYEKSYVRGWGFQYLHNHQPTNCVALLTGSLVYMTQGYLQEAYVWAKQALSVMEKSMVLLQEVTDGSVYEGVAYGSYTTRSLFQYIHLVQRHFSIGHFQHPWLLQHYAFMYRTILPGFQRTVAIADSNYNWFYGPESQLVFLDRFVMRNGSGNWLAEQINQNRVTEGPGVRGKGQRWCTLHTEFIWYDPSLTATPPPDFGTPQLHHFLDWGVVTYGSALTADTNHSFLSFKAGKLGGRAIFDIVHQNKYREWVKGWRNFNAGHEHPDQNTFTFAPNGVPFITEALYGPKYTLLNNAVLFGPVAPAAGGCFGPWAGQVTEACDSKWLRYKEGPAADAQASVEAAMQRQGLVFVRGEARSTYSPELKLRSFQRNLLLLHPQLLVVVDHVELEPDSPTRAMSAFFHNTDAPFRAAEVDGVHGACIRHGQDSYKMFWMDDTGFSDKGQLGYWGYPRGYPYNGSNYVNVTMPLRYPRTRVAYVFFGPGVVVRSFSLRGDAERVDLYLSTQDHSYTVYLLTAAAPSKPLFAMVLVDQKKVVFEKTPSAPPTPLAEVEEYVNVVEDNLQHAMPVFQQMERHILGRVLNTASFRKTAERLLQFSDKKRTEEVIEKMFSMSKKQGKGKGGKKVNMADELSESLPDLFAQVELSEKKERQKSPRRVSEDAEEGDGDSRAFIEYADSRKNRKDASVKGRKFKEVQVAPTAAGAGGGGPPAANAYIRLFLLGNISTFFLLLGAMLFRLPKPRSRRLQKGFYGLLLADSAVLLYLYSSCSRAQC
- the dse gene encoding dermatan-sulfate epimerase isoform X2; translation: MNWLVKDAPWDEVPVAHSLTGFATAYDFLFEFLSQAQQERFLQVIGNATRLMYEKSYVRGWGFQYLHNHQPTNCVALLTGSLVYMTQGYLQEAYVWAKQALSVMEKSMVLLQEVTDGSVYEGVAYGSYTTRSLFQYIHLVQRHFSIGHFQHPWLLQHYAFMYRTILPGFQRTVAIADSNYNWFYGPESQLVFLDRFVMRNGSGNWLAEQINQNRVTEGPGVRGKGQRWCTLHTEFIWYDPSLTATPPPDFGTPQLHHFLDWGVVTYGSALTADTNHSFLSFKAGKLGGRAIFDIVHQNKYREWVKGWRNFNAGHEHPDQNTFTFAPNGVPFITEALYGPKYTLLNNAVLFGPVAPAAGGCFGPWAGQVTEACDSKWLRYKEGPAADAQASVEAAMQRQGLVFVRGEARSTYSPELKLRSFQRNLLLLHPQLLVVVDHVELEPDSPTRAMSAFFHNTDAPFRAAEVDGVHGACIRHGQDSYKMFWMDDTGFSDKGQLGYWGYPRGYPYNGSNYVNVTMPLRYPRTRVAYVFFGPGVVVRSFSLRGDAERVDLYLSTQDHSYTVYLLTAAAPSKPLFAMVLVDQKKVVFEKTPSAPPTPLAEVEEYVNVVEDNLQHAMPVFQQMERHILGRVLNTASFRKTAERLLQFSDKKRTEEVIEKMFSMSKKQGKGKGGKKVNMADELSESLPDLFAQVELSEKKERQKSPRRVSEDAEEGDGDSRAFIEYADSRKNRKDASVKGRKFKEVQVAPTAAGAGGGGPPAANAYIRLFLLGNISTFFLLLGAMLFRLPKPRSRRLQKGFYGLLLADSAVLLYLYSSCSRAQC